The DNA segment ATTCAAGCAAttataagatttaattttttgataaaatccCAAAGATAAAGAAATTAATCATGAACATAAAGAATACTATAGAAATGTTGTTCCCCAAAAAGTCACACTCAGAAGTCAGGATTtatcgatatttttttttatcaatggcTTATCATCAAATAGGCAGTATTCCACTACGtacaattatatataattaataaataccACATTTCTCTAATTTTTCTGCTTTTATCTTTTGTTTAGTTATTCCATTCATCTATACACATAATGAATGATCGATCgggtaaaaatatttcaataaataCATACGAATATTATTcatctaaatatataaaataggagataaatattaaaaatgtaaaataaatacataaacaCAGGAAACACAGTCTATTCTTCCAAATATGTAGAATTACGCAAACCAGATGGATAAACATATGAATATATGGTGTCTAATCTGAAATAAAGTTCAGTGGTTAAGATATAATCCCACTTCATGGTCATATTTTGTTGCAcgcaaaatttgaattttttttaaaaaaatgattctcTCTTTTCGACAAAATATCTGTCTATGATACGGTAAGAAGGGTAATTAAAAGTAGCGAAAATTGTCATTTTTgttatgtatatttatattagTCTATTcactattttgatattttatactATCAAATTCAATATTAGTTCACTATCTTTGTTTCATTTGAAATTTTGGTCATTTTACGATTGATGTGGTGCTGACATGACGACGACCTCATGTCGAAGTGGTGTTCATGTGTGTGATTGCACATTAGTAGTtactattaaaaataattaagattGTCAAAATTGAAATACATGACGGAAACCgatgataaaatttataataaattcatatttgaaatttatatatgtgtatttatgaaatttacAGTAAACAAAAATGTATAATTAAAGGTTCGATCAGTAGAAATGGTTAAAATCTTATATTACAACCAATTATTTATGACTAATTGTTTAACCATGAAAGTAaaccttcaaaattttcttttataatttctCCATGCAGGAATCCTGTACGTGTTATGTTTGAAATATTGATGtatgtttatattatttattaaatgtgCGATATTACATGTATGCAGCATTAGGTCAACTATAGAAAGGTACAAAAAGTCAACAGCAGATTCCTCAAATGCATACACCACTCAAGAGATCAATGCTCAAGTAAGTGATCCGTTTGAAATGCATCGATCAAACATTTGTTACATAAACAAGATCAAATTGTcacaaaaatattgaaaaaaaccTGAACTTATGTATGACCACCGGGTGCGAATACAACATGAATTCGAGCAAGGCTACTCGCGCACCCGAATTAATACGTGTGTACATActgtattatatatatgtaattgtACCTATATGAAATATTCTGACCGATTTTTCGGTGGTTGTTTCTTATTATTTGAATCCGAATACAGTTTTACCAACAAGAATCGAAGAAGATGCACGTCCAAATACAGATGCTCCAGAACTCCAACAGGTATCGATCACGTCCATGGTAATTACACGCGcagcaaataatatataaaccAAGAAAAGTGGAATACTAAATGTGTGTTTAAtttgcttttattttaaattcttttggtgtcttttttatttaagaaaatgggTTTTTTGGAAAAGATCGATATGATTAACGAAGTGTATATGGTTTTGTTCTTGGAAAAAATTATAGTTTATAGTAGTGGTCAAATCTTTAGAAGTTGTAAAACTTTTTTGTATAGCGATATTTCACATATTATAGACATAACATGCCAACTATTTACATATATACTCTTTCGTAGGCATCTTTTGGGCGAGGGTTTGGGGTCGTTGAATGTGAAGGAGTTGAAGCAGCTCGAAACTAGGCTTGAGCGAGGCATCACAAGAATCAGGGCCAAGAAGGtatatatgataaataattaCAAGAAATCAATCGATAATCACActtttttcttataataatatatcTTTATGTTATTGTTTTGTTCCAACAGCATGAAATGATACTGGCAGAAACTGAGATTTTGCACAAGAGGGTAATTTTCTTCGGCTCTCGGTTTATAGACTGATTCACCTTATTTGTGTTGTAAAAAGTAGTGACGATCCGTTTGAAGTTTTTGGCTTAGTCCACCTACATTTTGATTGATGGACTGGTAGGGTCTGCCAAACCCTCTAACCCTGACTAGGTGGTGTTTTTGTCATATAAAAGAAAACATAATGCACGAATCTTTAAAAACACAATTAATTTAACTATATTCGTAGCCCCGGATTGTTGTTGCTCAATATTATAATTACGATGGAgaaatatatagattttttttccttttgaatATTTAGTGGTCGTGACAAATTCGTGATGACCATCTATTTTGTGGAACCTGTTCTTCCAACAGGAAAATCAGCTGGAGCAGGAAAATGCCTGTCTCAGGGCAAAGGTGACGTTTAACATGCAAACATTAACTATGATGATTCTTGTTATGGAATATGCAATAATCGAAATGATTAAACAACTAGAAGTTTCATAAATATATTCTGAAACATATAAAATTGCAAAATTCAGATAGCAGAAAATGAGAGGCTCCAGCAATTTAGCATGATTCCTGCTGGGCAAGAGTACAACATCCAGTCTTATTTCACAAGCAATGTGCTACAATTGAATATGATGGAGACCACATCGATCTATCCTGTTCTGGACAAGCCGACTCTTCATCTCGGGTAGTATTAGTTCTTTACATGAAATTAAGTCTATGTCATGATATTTATGCttacattcttttttttttttctctcttcttgTCTATGCAGGTAGACGATTTTTCCGCGGCGTTGTTTTTCCGAATAACGTACAAGTGTTTCCGTTGTAGTGTTTAACGAGCTGTATCGTTTTGCAGGCATGGAACTAACTATACATTTTAATGTGTTTTTCTTGCATTTTCTTGATGATCAGTACTTGTGTGGATATCTATATATGTTTCTATGAATGCATCTCGTTAATTTACTTAGACCCCTTGCAATACATGTGCGTTGAAGGCTATTATGATATATCATTCAAACAGAAATTGTATTTACTTCTACGACTGAAAAAAGTAAAAGatggaaattttatttatcgagatcagttcaatttttttaacacaTAATAAATTGGtcagaaattaataatatataatataaatcaagTATGTATGTCATAGTAACGAGATGATAAGCGACCAAGTCAATCAACCcgatttaaatatgtttttttttttataagatggTCTCACAAAGTTTTTTCTTCAGACGGGTCAGTCAACTCGATGTATATTTAAAGTGAAAACtaatgtttttaatataaaaaaagtaatatGTTTTTCATGAATCGAATCGATCGAGTTGGAAATTCGTCACATAAAATTGACACGTGAGAACCTTAAgcgaagaagaagaatcatATGAAATAGGGAACACCCCAATTCAAAAGTTTCTgtgttaatattttttattaattttattttggataATGAGTGATTGCATGACTTAGTCATTTAacttactatttttttaaaagagtaaatctcttgtgagacagtctcacgaatttttatctgtgagacgggtcaaccctaccaatattcagaataaaaaataatattttttcatgaatgacccaaataaaagattcgacACACGAAATTGATcgaccgtgagaccgtctcataagagtttttgtgttttttaaattaattgagCCTTTGTAATCaacacaaatatattattttactcgatgaaatcttaaattaaaatatttgagttaagTTCAAGTCTCAAATTTAACATAATATCATAACCAAGTTCCAATCCTAGTCCAAGTTCATCCTGCTACGAGCTTGATAATACGTTGAGTCCAATtctaataaatacataaataaattgagAGAAGTTGTGATCAGAGAAACGTCCGATCGATCTGCAGCGGCGAAAGATGGGAGACGAAGATTAGCAGGCGGAAAGAAATTCAAGTGATACCATGTTACAAGCTAACAGAGAGCATTTGAGATTGGAAATAAAAAATTCTCGTTATAAACAACCTCGCAGAAGAGGGAAAAGTTCAAATGCAAAACTACAAAAATGTGTTAACTATCAATCTAATTTAACCGACTAAGTACAGCTAATTACAGAAACCGTCGGTGGCAGAAAAGGCTTACCCCGCGCCGGCGCAATGCAAATCTGTGCATTTCATAGGTTGAATATGTTTTCTTAATCAGACTTGTCTGCTTCTCCAATGATTCGTGGCGAAGTGGCcattttttaatcttttcacAGCCAGCCGAATGATTCCATCGAAATAATTTACTGCATTACTCCACTTGTGGAAAGTGAATTATAACTTTTACTTGCATACTTATTTACAATTGACGCCTATTATTATATTACATAGAGGAGACAGATTTCTTGAACCCTTTATGGTACTGTGAGTTAGAAAACTAAAAGAAACGATAAGGTTGAGAAGATAATGAAGAACTTCATTTCATTTTCTTATAAGATAATTACAATCAGTTATGTTTATAGATTCCTACAACTAATGAACTATTGACAAGTGGTAGAAAACTGTTGAGAGGTTATAACAACTTAACAAACCAATGAGCTGTGAAATCTATCCGCTATATCTTGCTAATTATATGAGCTGAGACTTTGTGGACTGAAATAGTCTTGGGCTTGAGATTATACTATCATGCTTTGGTGTTGGGCTTGATATCAGATTCTTGACTTGCCCCCTCAAGCTGAGTGGAGGTCGAAGAACAACGTTGAGCTTGTCACGGAATCGAGTAAACACATAAGCAGATAATGGTTTGGTAAGAGCATCTGCGACTTGATCAAACGAAGGAACGTATTGAATACTAAGCTGCTTCAACAACACTTTCTCTCGAACAAAATGAAGATCTAACTCAAGATGTTTAGTTCTAGAGTGAAGAACCGGGTTTGCACTAAGAGCAATAGTGCTCATGTTATCGCACCATAAAACAGGAACTCTAAGATGCTGCACTTGAAGTTCTTTTAACAATGATTGAATCCACATTAATTCAGAAACCGCATTTGCCAAACTTCGATATTCGGCTTCAGTACTGGATCGAGAAACAACATGTTGTTTCTTTGAGCTCCAAGCTATTGGCGAATTACCTAGAAACCAATAGAAACCCGAGGTTGAACGTCGATAATCGGGGTCATTCCCCCAGTTCGCATCACAATATCCAGATAGCGACAGACAAGAAGGAGTACTCGGGTGAATACCAAGATGTAATGTGCCTTTGATGTATCGAAGAATTCGTTTTACAGATTTCCAATGAATGAGAAGGGGAGTGTGCATAAACTAGCAGACTTTATTTACGCTATAAGCAATGTCTGGTCGAGTAATGGTTAAATATTGTAATGCTCCAACAGTACTTCAGTATAGAGTCACTTCTTCAAAAGGATCCCCATCCTTGACAGAGAGTTTAACACCCGTGGACATAGGTGTTGGCAAAGGATTAGCTTGATGCATCTTAGTTTTCAATAGTAGATCTAGTGCATATTTAGACTGAGAAAGAAACAACGAACAATTGGAATTCCTTTGTACCTCAATGCCCAGAAAATATGATAGATCACCAAGATCTTTGAGAGAGAGTTGAGCATCCAAATCACGAATAATCTGTTGTATTTGAACTTGATCACTTCCTGTTATgacaatgtcatcaacatagacAATGATATAAATAACATATGTAGAAGCAATTTTAATGAACAAAGAGGAATCAGCGCGCGATGTGATAAACCCCATAAACTGAAGAGCAGTTCGTAATTTGTCAAACCAGGCGCGAGGAGCTTGTTTGAGCCCATAAAGAGCCTTgtgtaacctgcacacaagaGGAGTACCACCATTTTGAACTTCGAATCCAGGTGGTTGTTGCATGAACATAACCTCAGTAAGAGAGCCATTTAAGAAAGCATTATTTATATCAAGTTGCTTGATACTCCAACCACGAGAAACAACAAGAGTTAACACAATGCGAATAGTTGTTGATTTAGCAACTGGGCTAAATGTTTTAGTGTAGTCTAAGCCTGGTGTTTGCGAGTAGCCTTTCGCTACAAGTCTGGCTTTGTGTCGAGCAATAGAGCCATCAGGTCTCGTCTTGAGTTTTAACACCTATTTACACCCAATCATTGGAGTGTTGGCTGGGGCTGTAACCAAGGACCCAGTTTTGTTTTGAATGAGAGCATTGTATTCGGAACTCATAGCCTTGATCCATTCCGGATGCTGCTGGGCTTCTCTTACATTTTGAGGTACACATGAAGAAGATAGACAAAGAAGCATTGTTGTCTTGCTGTCCAGATCAGAAAGGTTTGAAGAGCATGCTAGGATTTCTTGAGAGGATGCTGGAAGAGGTTAAAGGGGTGGGAGAGACACtgagggaaaaaaaaatagttggtttttcaaattaaatgcgACACTTGTAATattcatacaaaaaaaataaggaatgaatggtagtattttattttcattttctttgttttcttctcgGAACTACAAAATACACTTTAAATCGAGGTTGTAAAACTCGGATTGTGTAACCATGGTCACTGCGAtcaatatgaaataagaaaaaggttctctttctttttttcaacACATAAATCACCATTTCATtccatcatttttttttaatttcatgtcATGTGGTCGTAGTAGTAGCCCATGTGAGCAAAATTAAGCACGCGCTCTGAACGAGCAACTCTGTAAcccaagtaaaaaaaaaaaatcaagaaaacggGAAAAAGAGCAATTAATTAAATCTGCGTTGTATCattttctatatatatgtatgcacatatatattaaatttaacacgTTGCCTAACATATAGTACACCTCCTAGCTTCAGCAAGAATCTCCCGAAATATCCATACCAAGTAATGTTTGATCCTACGGAATTTGGGCAATTTCAAGCAAAATTTTATGCAAAGACTGAGGCTTTGAGAAAAAGGGACAGTGGTCGCTGCCTTTGATCTTAAAGACACCTTCGGGTGGATTTTCTCTCACAAGCTTTTCTTGTACATCTGGCGAAAGGGCATGATCATCCAGCGTTTGAATGTAGAATCGATGTCCAGTTCCATACTTTTCTGCTGATAAAGACAATTTCTCCATCATGGGAATAAGAGGAATGGGTCTCATGGAAACCATAGCTAAAGCAACATCCTGGAACAAGATGATAAAAATCATGCAGTTAGTATAAGTGACAGGGAAAAAATCATATGCTTTCTATTCTTAGCTTGTGTTAAGCAAATGCACCTGACAAGATGAATTCTTATATTTCAGATTACAAGATAAAGGATGTCAAACTTCAAGGTCGTCTACATTTCACTTGTTCATAGttaaattacatatttaaaGGAACACAAAGGATTAATAAACAGTTATGCCTGGCATGTTAAAAGAGGTAGCCTTTCAAAAGCAGTTGCTTTTTAAGATTGTGAGTTGGTTTGGATCGTGAAGCCAAGATAAGAAGagcattatttattttaaaagatattgTATTTGGACAGAAGCTATTTCCAAAAAATGCTCAAGAAAACCGAAAACTTAAGCTACAGCTTCTCTTTGACAAAAAAAGGCTTTCTTTTACTGGACTGCTtctaattttttcttaaaaaggaACTATAAGAACTTTAATAAAGCACTTTTCTAAGCTACATTCTTCTGTGTTCTACTATTCACCGATCCTATTCCTATGTTCCTATCAGATACCACATTATATAGAGCCATTAAGTTACTTCATATACTACACATTGGTAGCTCTAATTATTTTTATCCTGATTTCGCTAAAGTTATAACTACTTGTTCGTGGTTGTACTCATACAAGAAACCAGATCATCATACTAAATCGCTAATCGAGAATGAATGAGTAATATAGAAACTTTATGTACTACTACTATGTAAATCTATTCACAAGTCCAAGATATGATTTGAACTCCAAAATCAGTAAAGTAAACTTACCTTAGCAGGAGATTGATTAAaatataacccatgcatttgcTGTTTTTCAAACATGAATGCCGTTGGAGGATTGTCTTTACCATTGCCATAAATTAGAGACTTCGACTCAGGTGAAAAAAGTTCTGCAGAACCAAGCTGCAAGAGAATTGTGTCAAAGCATGATATCACAGAAAATGAATACCACAAAAGCAGGGAGTAGTCCACAAGAACATGTCATCCTTTGTGCCTGCTAAACAAAGCAGGCTAAATGGAAATGGCAAAATTTGCTAAAAGTTCAAGACAGATGATAaaagcttacttaatggataCTTAATTTTCTATGAAGGAAACAAACAAAGTTTAATCATTTTCTCTTTTGGTCAGTAAAATTCCAAAATGCAATTTCGAGAAATTCCAGATTAATTATGAGTTCCAATGTTCCACTGATTTAGGACATAGCATCAAGTTACTTCGCAAAGAAAAGAAACTTCGAGAGCAAAACTTTAAACACACCTCTTCAGCAAACACATCAAAAGGCCTCTGTCCATCAGATACCATTGTAGCACAAATGTAGATGGCTTTTGAGATCTTCTCTGGGAGATGCTCTAATGCATAGGAAATGCAAGCACCTCCACTACTGTGGCCAACCAATATTACCTGCAAAGACACACCTGTTACTTGGTCTGCAGTCAATGCCAGTCAACAGAAACTAAAAGTGGGCTCTGAAATGGATCGACTATAACTTCCAAGTACTTCCTACCTTTTCATCCTCTGACAATTTTTGCAGAAAATCAATCAAGGGTTTTGAGTACTCTGCCAGTGTGGAAACCTTGTTTGTATCAGTTAGATCAATACCAGATCCTGTTAGATCCAAGGCGGTAGGAAGTAACCCTGATTCCTCGAGTAATGCGATACTTTTATACCAACACCAAGCTCCGAATCCTTCACCGTGTACCAAAACAAATTTCTTTGTTTTGAGATTCTCCAAAAACTCTGGTAACTGTAAATGATACACGTATGAAAGAGTGAAACAAATGTTTGATCATTAGATAACTTATAAAATAAAGGAAAAGGATTATCCCTTAAAAGAAGGTATTTAGGGGCTTGTGCTCGTCTAAAGAAAATGCTTGCAAAAATATCCTAACCAGCCAACCGACAAGTGATATGATAAGTAACTCAGAATGGTGTTGTGGCACATCTTTAATCTTACAAGACACCGTATATAAAAATCAAACCACCATTTGCAccaagatttattaaatatcacaaataaGACTCCTCGATCCTAAAAAAAGAACCACCTTTTCACTTTCTCAAAGAAAAAGCCCATAAATCCCGACTTTTTCTACTCTTTGAACAGGGTCATTAATCCTAGCCACACTTTCTATGtacccaaataaaaaataaatacaaattaagAGATAACATATACAACTCAACCTTTTCCCTTTAGATCCTAATCGTGGCTCCCcaaattcaaaacaaatttcaacCACAAAAGTACCAGTAAATATTAATAAGAAAATTAGTGCAGACTACAAAAAGAAGCAAAAAACAAGCATAAGGCACCGCAAACAAGTAAAACTTTACCTGTTTATTATTAGCAGGGGCACTAGAAAAAGGGTCAGACAAATTGGCGGTGTGGCGGCGAGAGCTGGTGGATCCAATTCGCCTAGACATGGACCCATTTTCAAATCTCTGAGAAAGCTGATGCTGCTGAATAGCCATAGCA comes from the Primulina huaijiensis isolate GDHJ02 chromosome 8, ASM1229523v2, whole genome shotgun sequence genome and includes:
- the LOC140982535 gene encoding agamous-like MADS-box protein AGL11 — its product is MGRGKIEIKRIENNTNRQVTFCKRRNGLLKKAYELSVLCDVEVALIVFSSRGRVYEYANNNIRSTIERYKKSTADSSNAYTTQEINAQFYQQESKKMHVQIQMLQNSNRHLLGEGLGSLNVKELKQLETRLERGITRIRAKKHEMILAETEILHKRENQLEQENACLRAKIAENERLQQFSMIPAGQEYNIQSYFTSNVLQLNMMETTSIYPVLDKPTLHLG
- the LOC140982533 gene encoding putative methylesterase 12, chloroplastic, with the translated sequence MGNKLMCMPKKDSKNGGIVSRSKRGALSKRKGATEEELLHRQALAMAIQQHQLSQRFENGSMSRRIGSTSSRRHTANLSDPFSSAPANNKQLPEFLENLKTKKFVLVHGEGFGAWCWYKSIALLEESGLLPTALDLTGSGIDLTDTNKVSTLAEYSKPLIDFLQKLSEDEKVILVGHSSGGACISYALEHLPEKISKAIYICATMVSDGQRPFDVFAEELGSAELFSPESKSLIYGNGKDNPPTAFMFEKQQMHGLYFNQSPAKDVALAMVSMRPIPLIPMMEKLSLSAEKYGTGHRFYIQTLDDHALSPDVQEKLVRENPPEGVFKIKGSDHCPFFSKPQSLHKILLEIAQIP